In one window of Bacteriovorax sp. BAL6_X DNA:
- a CDS encoding 5-formyltetrahydrofolate cyclo-ligase, which translates to MKKHFQKLTKMSLEKKELRKKILEGLANLSLDDQRQLSEKICSNIDSLLKSENLNPKHLGVFFPIPGEVNCLNLKMKTSFGFPSFGEDSMKMCFRSTPINELEIVQAFGKEFRVPKLSDPVIFPEVILVPGVAFDKNGHRLGRGKGYYDIYLDKLINIDKKKVIKIGICFNQQLVSEVVFEDHDQAMDYIVTDREVIKVN; encoded by the coding sequence TTGAAGAAGCACTTCCAAAAACTCACTAAGATGAGTCTTGAAAAGAAAGAGCTTCGAAAAAAGATATTAGAAGGACTAGCTAATTTAAGCTTAGATGATCAAAGACAACTGTCCGAGAAAATCTGTTCAAATATCGACTCTCTTTTAAAATCCGAAAACTTAAATCCTAAACACCTAGGGGTTTTCTTTCCAATTCCAGGTGAAGTTAATTGTTTAAATTTGAAGATGAAAACTAGTTTTGGTTTTCCTTCGTTTGGCGAAGACTCGATGAAGATGTGCTTTCGAAGTACGCCGATAAATGAACTTGAAATAGTTCAAGCTTTTGGAAAAGAGTTCAGGGTTCCTAAATTAAGTGACCCAGTAATTTTTCCTGAAGTTATTTTAGTCCCAGGAGTTGCTTTTGATAAGAATGGGCATCGCTTGGGACGAGGTAAAGGTTATTACGACATTTACCTCGATAAATTGATTAATATTGATAAGAAGAAAGTTATAAAAATTGGAATTTGCTTTAATCAACAGTTGGTTAGTGAAGTTGTCTTTGAGGATCATGATCAAGCAATGGATTATATCGTAACTGATAGGGAAGTGATTAAAGTTAATTAA
- the rny gene encoding ribonuclease Y produces MDLILASLLFLVVGLAVGFVIRNLQAKKEVLEREAKGDEIIEKAKAQAKDISYKARKEAKEAAQEEKKEADKYAERVKRELNDQEKDLNKRQAKLESKMDELDDKTKKVEKREEDVKEKELDALKEKEKFVVRQEEYASKLSEVAAMTKEQAKDELLDTMKEEAQVDFSKMITRMEEEAKEEAENRAKRIVGIAIQRYAGEHVGEKTISTVDLPSDDVKGRLIGREGRNIRAFEQICGVDLIIDDTPEIVVISSFNVVRREIAKDTIEKLIADGRIHPAKIEEFHDKSKAEFEKKLLSLGEKAQMEIGVHGIHPEILKLVGALNFRTSYTQNQYQHAIEAAFICGSMAAEMGLNIKQARRAGLLHDIGKVLDASAEGSHAVIGADFARKYGESADVVHAIRAHHDDEKPESILAHIVAAADAISGARPGARKALTESYVSRLTDIEEIVNSFEGVSKSYAISGGREVRVFVENDKVTDEETVMLSRSIAKQIEEQMSYPGTIKITVVRETKAVGVAK; encoded by the coding sequence ATGGATTTAATCTTAGCTTCACTTCTTTTCCTTGTTGTTGGACTAGCAGTAGGTTTTGTTATCCGCAATCTTCAAGCAAAGAAAGAAGTGCTTGAAAGAGAAGCTAAGGGTGACGAAATTATTGAAAAGGCCAAGGCACAGGCAAAAGACATTAGCTATAAAGCGAGAAAAGAGGCGAAAGAGGCAGCTCAAGAAGAAAAGAAGGAAGCTGACAAGTATGCCGAACGTGTAAAACGCGAACTAAACGATCAGGAAAAAGATCTTAATAAGAGACAAGCAAAGCTTGAATCGAAAATGGATGAACTTGATGACAAGACTAAAAAAGTCGAAAAACGCGAAGAAGACGTAAAAGAAAAAGAGTTAGACGCTCTAAAAGAAAAAGAAAAATTTGTTGTTCGCCAAGAAGAGTATGCATCTAAGTTATCTGAAGTTGCTGCTATGACTAAAGAACAAGCAAAAGACGAGCTACTTGATACAATGAAAGAAGAAGCTCAAGTAGACTTTTCTAAGATGATTACTCGTATGGAAGAAGAAGCTAAAGAAGAAGCTGAAAACCGTGCGAAAAGAATTGTTGGAATTGCAATTCAAAGATACGCAGGAGAGCACGTTGGTGAAAAGACGATTTCAACTGTAGATCTTCCATCTGATGATGTTAAGGGGCGTCTAATTGGACGTGAAGGTCGTAACATTCGTGCTTTCGAGCAGATTTGTGGTGTTGACTTAATTATTGATGATACTCCTGAAATTGTTGTTATTTCTTCATTCAACGTTGTAAGACGTGAAATTGCTAAAGATACTATTGAAAAGCTAATTGCTGACGGTCGTATTCATCCAGCGAAAATTGAAGAATTCCACGATAAATCAAAAGCTGAATTTGAGAAGAAGCTTCTATCTCTAGGTGAAAAAGCGCAAATGGAAATTGGTGTTCACGGTATTCACCCTGAAATCCTAAAACTAGTTGGTGCCCTAAACTTTAGAACTTCGTACACTCAGAACCAATATCAGCACGCAATTGAAGCAGCATTTATTTGTGGTTCAATGGCCGCTGAGATGGGACTGAATATTAAGCAAGCTCGTCGTGCAGGTCTATTGCATGATATTGGTAAAGTACTTGATGCATCTGCTGAGGGTTCTCACGCTGTTATTGGTGCTGACTTTGCTAGAAAGTATGGAGAGTCTGCGGACGTTGTTCATGCAATCCGTGCTCACCACGATGATGAAAAACCAGAGTCAATCCTTGCTCACATTGTTGCTGCAGCGGATGCGATCTCAGGTGCAAGACCAGGTGCTCGTAAGGCACTTACTGAATCTTATGTTTCACGACTTACTGATATCGAAGAAATTGTTAACTCATTTGAAGGTGTTAGCAAGTCTTATGCTATCTCTGGTGGACGTGAAGTTCGTGTCTTTGTTGAAAACGACAAGGTAACGGATGAAGAAACTGTTATGCTATCTCGTAGTATTGCTAAGCAAATCGAGGAGCAAATGTCATATCCTGGAACAATTAAAATTACAGTTGTTCGTGAGACAAAAGCAGTTGGAGTTGCTAAGTAA